From Bactrocera oleae isolate idBacOlea1 chromosome 4, idBacOlea1, whole genome shotgun sequence:
CTGTTTTGTTTGCGCTTCTCATTTATGTATAAACTGATATAAAcatgtgttgttttttttttagttgtggTTTCTGTTATTATATCTTtctttgttaaaataaaattgtagaaaaacGTTAATTggatttttgtaaacaaatgcTACGATGATGCGTCGTCATTGTAAAGCACTTTTTAACCGTCGTGCTTTCTTTTCTTTCCCCGAGCCTGCGGTTCCTCCTCCtctgttaacaaaaaaaaaagtgattaaGATTTGCATTTATGCTTTTTAGCATTGTTCTCTGCACGAGGGTACTCACCAGCAGCGCCATCAGCGGTAGCGGTATTATTTGCTTCAGCGGTTTCTGCTTTTGCTGCGGCGGAATTGGATGACGATTTTTCCTTGCCTGCTTTACCCTTAGCAGACGCATTTCCCCCCTCTCCCTCGCCATCCTCATCACTATCATCGTCATCGGTGTCCTCAAATTCGTCTTCGGCTGCGTTCTCTTCATCCCATTCGGAGTTATCCTCTTCCAGATCTTCATTATACACCTATGAGGaacaaatttcattgaaaattctgtatgaatcaaatatatatttaatgtttgCTCACCTCCGATAACGAGACGTCAGTTGTGGATACGTAAGAGCTGGCATAGTCCTCCTCATCACAGGAATCTGCAACAAAACAAGCACAAagttcattaattaattaaaatatgaacGTAACAGTTTATAAATGCTTACAAAAAGTGGCATTTGCCAGATTAAGTATCGCTAAAAACCAATAGAGTATAAGAGCAAAAGGCAATGGCGGTGCATTCGCCGTTTCAGCATCTAAGTTGTTGCTGACACCGTCGCCGGCTGTTCGCTTCGCCACTATTGCATCTGTGGACTGAGATGCCGTGGATAGCTTATCACAGTTAGATTTTGTTGCTAcatctttcaattttatttccttCAACAACTCATCTAAGTCATCAACTTCGTCAAtagtattttgatttttcgcagTAGCAGCGTTGCCCTGAAGCTGTTTCTTAGCCTTTAAACGCTGCTCAAACTTTTCCAACTCATCCAAATCAATATCAATACCATTTAAACAAAACGCTTTTTGCGTGTCTGAAAATGTTGGTAGTTGGTATgagctttttgttgtttttgcgtttTCAATTTAGTCTATTATGAGCGTGAGTGTGCAGTTAAATATGATTACTAATGAAAATGACCCTATGAGGAATGTCTCGCCTAGTAGATTTCATGATTTTACTTTCAGCTATcagcaaaaacattaaattaatgaatttctACAGTTATACGAGTACTTTGTATGTGAAAATTAGTACAGCAGACTAGTGTTACCActcttcaaaaattttgaaaatctttaacagaaatatttctgtaattaattaatgaattttcatagaATTAATAATCAATGAGATTTTACAAGTTAAACTGGCTACTACTTTTTTCATTCACAATTCCTTACAAATCCTATATTTAAGTGTACCTTCTATACGTTGCTTAAATTCcagttcgtatttatttttgaaaattttactgcaCTTACCTTCTTCCTCGCCATCATCGTCACCATCATCTTCGCCATCGTTGCCGTTAacctcatcatcatcatcttctGAAGGCGCTTCCACATCGTTCGCATCAAAACTACAGCAATTAAAAATATGGTCAAACATTATATgtaaaaacacaataaattaATGTCATGTCGTCAACTTACCCATCCAGGAATTTCAAAGATTTCAACATTTCGAAAATCTTCTCACGATAATTATCAATTTGTGTTGCTTCGTTATTAAACAAATCCAAAACGGCGAGTTGTTTGAATTCCTCTAATGGTTTCAGTGTTTCCAGATCCTTAATTTTATTGCCCGACAGGTTAAGGTATTGTAATTTGGGGCTTGTAGTCAAGTAGTTGAGGCCATTTGATATTCTACAATAAAagcgtaatatatatatatatatatatatgtatttttaagttttccaaataaaagttttgaaattaccTGTTATCGGAAAGTTCGAGTTTCTTCAGATTGGGCAACTTGGGGAAACCTTTTAGTGTGGTTAAACCAACATTGATTAAGCTCAACGATTCGAGCGCAGTGTATTCATCTGTAAGGCCCACAATACTTGTACTCCGGCAATTATCCAGATTTAAATCTGtgatctgaaatgaaaaaatgcatataaaattaaaactatatatatatatatttttgcgtaCTTTGTAACTGAAATTCagcataaaaattcaaaagtagaaaataaacGCAAAAATCCAACACATTCGCAATTTTTCATAGCATACTAGAAATGGTAGGCAGCAAGAAATGCGCCGAAaaaggaaatacaaaaaaaaaaaaataacaaaggaAACATGAAAAGCGCGCTGTTGCAAACATTGCGCACATACAGCTGTGTTTCAATGCCAAAACGTGCCACTAACATTTCTGTAAAAcggacaaaaaaagaaaagaaaaacaaaataaatataaaaaaaaaaaggaaaaaattcaaagaaCGATTGATGTTCCATCCACACAGTGTTGCATTCAGCACACCAATTACGTTTGCTTTGAATGTGGGTGAATTGAGAAGCAAAATGTGGTATGGCGAAAGCGAatgttataactaattttgcCCCAAATAGCCCCAATGCAGCAGGCGCAACAAAGATGAAAATAGTTGCACTCGAGCAAGCGTTCATAAATGACCGACCGATCGCCTATAGTGCGTCACGTTGTGAGTGTGTGAACGCAGAATATACAACAAATGAAACACAGagggtaaaaaaaaaagagcaGCGCAAGAGGAAAATCGATTATGGCAagaaaagaaaactgcagcaacCTGTCGACATTTTTATCAAATGCAACGCTATATGGacaatatttaaagcaaatacaacCATAAAATAACAATGAGAATGCCTACaaccagtaaaaaaaaaaaggtaacaAATATACTCAAGATAAGTTGGTAATGCAAATCAAGAGTTTATGTAATTCTACAAAGAATGTATGAAGGTATTCCGATATCGCCAAACCAACAAAAACCAAGATGGCAGCGAATATGGAGTATACGGCGAATTGCGCAGAAGAAAGAATGGCGGAAACTGTGAGATACACACAGcatgccatacatacatacaaacatatctatAAGCGAAGCAAACTATTCGAAAAAAAGAAATGTCAAGCTATTTTGTTACAATAACAAGAAATTGCGTATAGCAAATTTAACAGTGCAACAGTAGTTGGCATGTTGTCATTAGCATTGAATAACACACAAACcagcatacatacattattttatttgtgtacatgtaaatattatacactAGTTGTTGCTTCCGTTCTCCCAATACAAGCAATTTgcaa
This genomic window contains:
- the Mapmodulin gene encoding acidic leucine-rich nuclear phosphoprotein 32 family member A isoform X2; this translates as MLNFSYKITDLNLDNCRSTSIVGLTDEYTALESLSLINVGLTTLKGFPKLPNLKKLELSDNRISNGLNYLTTSPKLQYLNLSGNKIKDLETLKPLEEFKQLAVLDLFNNEATQIDNYREKIFEMLKSLKFLDGFDANDVEAPSEDDDDEVNGNDGEDDGDDDGEEEDTQKAFCLNGIDIDLDELEKFEQRLKAKKQLQGNAATAKNQNTIDEVDDLDELLKEIKLKDVATKSNCDKLSTASQSTDAIVAKRTAGDGVSNNLDAETANAPPLPFALILYWFLAILNLANATFYSCDEEDYASSYVSTTDVSLSEVYNEDLEEDNSEWDEENAAEDEFEDTDDDDSDEDGEGEGGNASAKGKAGKEKSSSNSAAAKAETAEANNTATADGAAEEEEPQARGKKRKHDG
- the Mapmodulin gene encoding acidic leucine-rich nuclear phosphoprotein 32 family member A isoform X3, with the translated sequence MEKRIELERRARKANQITDLNLDNCRSTSIVGLTDEYTALESLSLINVGLTTLKGFPKLPNLKKLELSDNRISNGLNYLTTSPKLQYLNLSGNKIKDLETLKPLEEFKQLAVLDLFNNEATQIDNYREKIFEMLKSLKFLDGFDANDVEAPSEDDDDEVNGNDGEDDGDDDGEEEDSCDEEDYASSYVSTTDVSLSEVYNEDLEEDNSEWDEENAAEDEFEDTDDDDSDEDGEGEGGNASAKGKAGKEKSSSNSAAAKAETAEANNTATADGAAEEEEPQARGKKRKHDG
- the Mapmodulin gene encoding acidic leucine-rich nuclear phosphoprotein 32 family member A isoform X1, with protein sequence MEKRIELERRARKANQITDLNLDNCRSTSIVGLTDEYTALESLSLINVGLTTLKGFPKLPNLKKLELSDNRISNGLNYLTTSPKLQYLNLSGNKIKDLETLKPLEEFKQLAVLDLFNNEATQIDNYREKIFEMLKSLKFLDGFDANDVEAPSEDDDDEVNGNDGEDDGDDDGEEEDTQKAFCLNGIDIDLDELEKFEQRLKAKKQLQGNAATAKNQNTIDEVDDLDELLKEIKLKDVATKSNCDKLSTASQSTDAIVAKRTAGDGVSNNLDAETANAPPLPFALILYWFLAILNLANATFYSCDEEDYASSYVSTTDVSLSEVYNEDLEEDNSEWDEENAAEDEFEDTDDDDSDEDGEGEGGNASAKGKAGKEKSSSNSAAAKAETAEANNTATADGAAEEEEPQARGKKRKHDG